The proteins below are encoded in one region of Lactuca sativa cultivar Salinas chromosome 3, Lsat_Salinas_v11, whole genome shotgun sequence:
- the LOC111911541 gene encoding uncharacterized protein LOC111911541 has product MRKKLDTRFPAARIKKIMQADEDVGKIAMAVPLLVSKALELFLQDLCDRTYEVTLQRGAKTLNSMHLKQCVQRFNVFDFLRDIVGKVPDLGGSDAAGDERSATKRRKVADDDHNDGDEDSKRDKPIDPLHANGSSRGRGRGRGRGRGRISRAERESHLAAAASSHEHDSDSANKQKPIPDSIEDTDSKRNHITGIVKTEYTVKVRNFDLNLDLDENGDTPVVSPTPVIPADPIPAGPPPEPEYPGWSLAEVEKMAIDPVQLANLNSGVDEDEEDYDEEG; this is encoded by the exons ATGAGGAAGAAGCTGGATACGCGATTCCCTGCC GCTCGAATTAAAAAGATAATGCAAGCAGATGAGGATGTCGGGAAGATTGCTATGGCTGTTCCTCTTCTAGTAT CTAAGGCTTTGGAATTATTTCTACAAGATCTTTGTGACCGAACATATGAAGTCACTCTTCAAAGGGGAGCAAAGACTTTGAATTCTATGCACTT AAAGCAATGTGTCCAGAGGTTTAATGTGTTTGACTTCTTGAGAGATATTGTTGGTAAGGTTCCTGATCTTGGTGGTTCAGATGCTGCAGGAGATGAAAGATCTGCAACTAAACGAAG GAAAGTTGCTGATGATGATCATAATGATGGCGATGAAGACTCAAAAAGGGATAAACCG ATAGATCCTCTCCATGCAAATGGCAGTAGTCGAGGAAGGGGCAGGGGCAGGGGCAGAGGCCGGGGCAGAATCAGTCGGGCAGAAAGAGAATCACATTTAGCAGCAGCAGCATCTAGTCACGAACACGATTCCGATTCCGCCAATAAACAAAAACCAATCCCTGATTCCATTGAAGACACCGATTCCAAACGAAATCACATCACAGGAATTGTAAAAACCGAATACACAGTCAAAGTTAGGAACTTTGACCTCAACTTAGACTTAGACGAGAACGGCGACACTCCGGTGGTATCCCCGACACCTGTTATTCCGGCGGACCCAATTCCGGCTGGCCCGCCACCGGAACCGGAATATCCGGGGTGGTCGTTGGCGGAAGTGGAGAAAATGGCGATTGATCCGGTCCAGCTTGCTAACTTGAATAGTGGagtagatgaagatgaagaagattaTGATGAGGAAGGATGA